Proteins from a genomic interval of Rhodothermia bacterium:
- a CDS encoding LysM peptidoglycan-binding domain-containing protein, producing MAKGSTELKNTLNKLLPSFLTSASYERIVKAYLASEAVEVEDLPASAKTYLVKSGDTLRQIAQKELGDAQKWKVIWELNKKRLPNPNLIGTGLSLQMP from the coding sequence ATGGCAAAAGGTAGTACCGAATTAAAGAACACCCTTAACAAACTATTGCCCTCCTTTCTCACTTCTGCTTCGTATGAACGAATTGTGAAGGCTTATTTGGCAAGTGAAGCGGTTGAAGTGGAAGACCTGCCTGCCAGTGCCAAGACCTACTTGGTTAAAAGCGGTGACACCTTACGCCAAATTGCACAAAAAGAATTGGGAGACGCCCAAAAATGGAAGGTAATTTGGGAATTAAACAAAAAACGCTTGCCCAATCCAAACCTGATCGGAACCGGACTTTCGCTTCAAATGCCGTAG
- a CDS encoding phosphotransferase: MQAQTTAFAPLKLEEAQYLFPEIQVPPHWEALSGGQLNFVWRWGVFPNSVIVKQSPPFIAHIPQITLDPSRHHFEYNALSYLHTNTPTFLQTFTTKIPKLLGQDPQRHVLIIEDFGACDALDKAITNNDFSIAKAKDLGRFIQNLHLQTQGDEALARDHDHKNVQATRLEVQYQRIGKQAIALALPFAAEIQQAALEVGHCFLEKGKCLIMGDLWPASILDTRHGFALIDWELSHYGQPAQDIGHLAAHCWMLAHRTENPQSYVSIKQFWHHFVEQYLHQNTYFGDEQAILASQHMGAEILARTIGAFQAGYLYDGLPASHPAMTSAISVATDHLLNPIPFFLRMDIMGSK, translated from the coding sequence ATGCAAGCCCAAACCACAGCCTTTGCTCCTCTGAAGTTAGAAGAAGCCCAATATTTGTTTCCAGAAATACAGGTTCCTCCACATTGGGAGGCTTTATCGGGCGGACAACTCAACTTCGTTTGGCGCTGGGGTGTATTTCCAAACTCGGTAATTGTTAAACAAAGTCCGCCGTTTATTGCCCATATCCCGCAAATCACATTAGATCCGAGTCGCCACCACTTCGAGTATAACGCATTATCATATTTACACACAAACACACCGACTTTTCTACAGACTTTTACAACAAAAATCCCAAAACTTTTAGGCCAAGATCCCCAACGTCATGTTTTGATTATAGAAGATTTTGGTGCATGTGACGCATTGGATAAAGCCATAACAAACAATGATTTTAGTATAGCAAAAGCCAAGGATTTAGGGCGTTTTATCCAAAACCTCCATCTACAAACCCAAGGTGATGAAGCCCTGGCACGCGACCATGATCATAAAAATGTACAGGCGACAAGACTTGAAGTACAATACCAACGTATCGGCAAACAAGCCATTGCACTCGCGCTTCCTTTTGCTGCAGAAATTCAACAGGCAGCCTTAGAGGTCGGACACTGCTTTTTAGAAAAAGGCAAATGCCTCATCATGGGTGATTTGTGGCCTGCTTCTATTTTGGATACAAGGCACGGCTTTGCCTTGATTGATTGGGAACTTTCCCATTACGGCCAACCAGCGCAAGACATCGGACACCTTGCCGCTCATTGCTGGATGCTCGCACATCGAACAGAAAACCCTCAATCCTATGTAAGCATCAAACAGTTTTGGCATCATTTTGTAGAGCAATACCTTCATCAAAACACCTACTTCGGCGATGAGCAAGCCATTTTGGCCAGCCAACACATGGGGGCCGAAATATTAGCACGTACCATTGGGGCGTTTCAGGCGGGCTATTTATACGATGGCCTTCCGGCCTCGCACCCCGCTATGACTTCAGCCATTTCGGTGGCCACAGACCATTTATTGAATCCAATTCCATTTTTTTTACGGATGGACATTATGGGTTCTAAATAG
- a CDS encoding acyltransferase, whose protein sequence is MGIKQKTLAQSKPDRNRTFASNAVGKLGFLTGFHYIRGVAALWVVFFHLKLYLFPEHNEIWLKPIQRGYLLVDLFFVLSGFLMAYLYGSFFENTLNKKAIGTFLKARIARIYPLHFFTFLLLFSWYCFNVFILGKPREYGRIYEESAVLSQLFLVQAWGIHSGNTWNIPAWSISTEWAAYLVFPFWWRFWSKMGVRGAFFFLPMALLGYFILEIFHTKQNLDITFDWALLRCFLGFGCGMALFVITPTIVTFFEKQSLLKALNSLTLLVVTCLVMVFSSNDTSVVALWPIWVFYSFWKSDLYPAGLQKTLHFLGNISFSLYLIHLPLLYLVPQALNMGDPINLPEYTRLSISFVFLVTTLALSQLTYHKIEQPMRSWLRKKLGLSAAPSFT, encoded by the coding sequence TTGGGAATTAAACAAAAAACGCTTGCCCAATCCAAACCTGATCGGAACCGGACTTTCGCTTCAAATGCCGTAGGTAAATTGGGATTTCTTACAGGTTTTCATTATATAAGAGGGGTCGCGGCCTTGTGGGTGGTTTTTTTTCACCTTAAACTCTACTTGTTCCCAGAACATAATGAAATCTGGCTTAAACCCATTCAGCGCGGTTATCTTTTGGTGGATCTTTTTTTTGTGCTAAGTGGTTTTTTAATGGCCTATTTATATGGTTCATTCTTTGAGAATACCTTAAATAAAAAAGCTATTGGCACATTTTTAAAAGCCAGAATCGCCCGAATTTATCCGCTGCATTTTTTTACTTTTTTGCTCTTATTTTCTTGGTATTGCTTCAATGTTTTTATACTTGGCAAACCAAGAGAATATGGACGCATTTACGAAGAAAGTGCCGTTTTATCTCAGTTGTTCTTGGTTCAGGCTTGGGGAATCCATTCAGGAAATACATGGAATATTCCGGCGTGGTCAATCAGTACAGAATGGGCGGCCTACTTGGTTTTTCCTTTTTGGTGGCGGTTCTGGTCAAAAATGGGCGTGCGTGGAGCATTTTTCTTCCTCCCTATGGCGCTTTTGGGGTATTTCATTTTGGAAATATTCCATACTAAACAAAATTTGGATATTACCTTTGATTGGGCTTTGCTTCGGTGCTTTTTGGGTTTTGGATGCGGTATGGCACTTTTTGTAATAACACCAACAATAGTTACTTTTTTTGAAAAACAAAGCCTTCTGAAAGCACTAAATAGTTTGACTTTACTTGTGGTAACCTGTCTGGTAATGGTATTTTCATCCAATGACACAAGTGTTGTTGCACTCTGGCCTATCTGGGTGTTTTATTCATTTTGGAAAAGTGACTTGTATCCAGCGGGCTTGCAAAAAACCTTACATTTTTTAGGCAATATTTCTTTCTCGCTCTATTTGATTCATTTACCATTGCTGTATTTGGTTCCTCAAGCCCTAAATATGGGCGACCCAATCAATTTGCCAGAATATACACGGCTAAGTATTTCCTTTGTTTTTTTGGTGACAACTTTGGCGCTTTCACAGCTCACCTATCACAAGATTGAGCAGCCTATGCGGTCATGGTTGCGAAAAAAATTAGGCTTATCGGCGGCACCTTCTTTTACATAA
- the miaA gene encoding tRNA (adenosine(37)-N6)-dimethylallyltransferase MiaA: MKAPIIQVIVGPTAVGKTAYAIEVALKNNGEVVSADSRQVFKELNIGTAKPSREELAAVPHHFIDEKSLVESFSAGIFAEEANVRLTEIIARGKNPILCGGSTLYVQALVQGLAEVPAVNPEVRTNLMAELEERGHLALYEELQQADPVFAQSLDPTKSQRLLRGLEVFRGTGKPISYFHQRQTKPTFEFEVTVLTRNRAVLYERINQRVEVMLKDGLLEEVQGLLVAGYSPEINALKTIGYQEPISYLAGEMSYERMVILLKQNTRHYAKRQITWFKRFSHHKTLDEQNNSA; this comes from the coding sequence ATGAAAGCTCCGATTATTCAAGTCATTGTTGGCCCAACCGCAGTAGGAAAAACGGCTTATGCCATCGAAGTTGCCCTTAAAAACAACGGAGAAGTGGTTTCGGCGGACAGTCGTCAAGTTTTTAAGGAGTTAAATATTGGGACGGCAAAACCAAGTCGCGAAGAATTGGCTGCCGTCCCCCATCATTTTATTGATGAAAAGAGTCTTGTAGAATCCTTTTCGGCGGGTATTTTTGCCGAAGAAGCAAATGTGCGGTTAACGGAAATTATAGCACGCGGGAAAAATCCGATTCTTTGTGGCGGCTCTACTTTGTACGTTCAAGCTTTGGTGCAGGGATTGGCCGAGGTTCCAGCGGTTAATCCCGAAGTACGCACCAACCTGATGGCCGAGCTTGAAGAACGTGGACATTTGGCGCTGTATGAAGAGTTACAACAAGCCGATCCCGTTTTTGCTCAATCCTTAGACCCAACCAAAAGCCAACGTCTCCTCCGTGGTCTTGAGGTTTTTCGTGGGACTGGCAAACCAATATCTTATTTCCACCAACGGCAAACAAAGCCAACGTTTGAATTTGAGGTCACGGTTTTGACAAGAAACCGTGCCGTTTTGTATGAACGCATCAATCAGCGTGTAGAGGTTATGCTAAAGGACGGTCTATTAGAGGAAGTGCAAGGACTTTTAGTGGCGGGTTATAGTCCAGAAATTAATGCCCTAAAAACCATTGGGTATCAAGAGCCGATTTCTTATCTCGCAGGAGAAATGAGTTACGAACGGATGGTAATACTCCTTAAGCAAAATACCCGCCATTATGCAAAACGGCAAATCACTTGGTTTAAACGTTTCTCCCACCATAAAACGTTAGATGAGCAAAATAATTCTGCATAA
- a CDS encoding transporter substrate-binding domain-containing protein encodes MNSTNYTGKWPLFFLLILVSIAAFWYFRGPKDDPSEKNTDPSTTSSGVTLDQIRQRGVLKVGMEPESPPMYFEEDGRKQGFDMEVIESLAGRMGVDKVEVVEALYDYLPDLAKSGKVDVFLSGYIPDDSIEGVDWSDGYLEFGFCLITKKGSGIQNIRQLKGKRIGIYDDPAAEVWVKENIAGIAGL; translated from the coding sequence ATGAACAGCACAAACTATACGGGCAAGTGGCCTTTGTTCTTCTTGCTCATCTTGGTTTCCATTGCAGCCTTCTGGTACTTTCGTGGTCCAAAAGACGATCCTTCCGAAAAAAATACCGACCCCTCAACGACTTCATCGGGTGTAACCCTTGACCAAATCCGACAAAGAGGCGTTCTAAAGGTAGGAATGGAGCCAGAGTCACCACCTATGTATTTTGAAGAAGATGGTCGGAAACAAGGGTTTGACATGGAAGTCATTGAAAGCCTCGCAGGGCGTATGGGCGTGGATAAAGTGGAGGTTGTGGAAGCCTTATATGACTATCTACCGGATTTGGCTAAAAGTGGGAAAGTAGATGTTTTTCTAAGTGGCTATATTCCCGATGACAGTATCGAAGGGGTGGATTGGTCGGATGGCTACTTAGAGTTTGGTTTTTGCCTTATCACCAAAAAAGGGAGCGGTATTCAAAATATCCGTCAGTTAAAAGGGAAAAGAATTGGGATTTACGACGATCCAGCAGCCGAAGTTTGGGTTAAAGAGAATATTGCTGGCATTGCTGGACTCTAA
- a CDS encoding NAD(P)/FAD-dependent oxidoreductase: protein MKKSTGHTPLFSSLRRAMRLARVTNHKNAPSADEILDLYNEEQAKRFFSRREFLALGAGAATLGLSGCLPEPTNKPENPKKVSEVAKIAIVGAGIAGLHAAYVLQKAGVQSTVFEGSGRVGGRMFTGMDVVAPGLYAELGGEFVDSGHEDMINLCNEFGLKLNDRLDPKGEGKYKNAYFFEGRHYTEQEVIKAFQPIATRMDVDINKLSEYFTYNSFSPEDQRLDRMSIATYLDSIGVSGWFRKLLDVAWVTEFGRETQEQTALNLLWLISTDTSEGFSIFGESDEQFKIEGGSEQLTRALYKKLQAQIKISHKLEAIRAGKNGGYTLSFASGGGTKDVETEMVILTLPFTLLREVDIQVPLPEVKKKAIKELGYGTNAKLYVGFKDRIWHAKNYSGEAFTDEGFQLSWDNSAFQPGPAGGLTLFSGGTSGVVVGNGTPESHVNNFMSGVEKAFPGASAARNGQTARFHWPTYEWAKMSYACYLPGQYTTIAGAEFEPVGNLFFAGEHTSLDYQGYMNGGAETGRRAAEGILEKLGIKKAENA from the coding sequence ATGAAAAAATCCACTGGCCATACCCCACTTTTTTCCTCTTTGCGGCGTGCCATGAGGCTTGCTCGTGTGACAAACCACAAAAATGCCCCCTCCGCAGACGAAATCCTTGATCTCTATAACGAAGAACAGGCAAAGCGTTTCTTTTCGCGTCGTGAATTTCTGGCACTTGGAGCCGGAGCTGCTACTTTAGGCTTATCAGGATGTTTGCCTGAACCCACTAACAAACCCGAAAACCCCAAGAAAGTATCGGAAGTGGCAAAAATTGCCATTGTTGGGGCTGGCATAGCGGGGCTTCATGCGGCCTATGTCTTGCAAAAGGCCGGGGTTCAGTCAACGGTTTTCGAGGGAAGTGGTCGTGTAGGTGGACGGATGTTCACCGGAATGGACGTTGTTGCACCGGGGCTTTATGCAGAGTTGGGTGGTGAATTTGTGGACTCTGGGCATGAGGACATGATTAACCTTTGTAATGAATTTGGCCTAAAACTCAATGACCGCTTAGACCCAAAAGGCGAAGGAAAGTACAAAAATGCCTATTTCTTTGAGGGACGGCATTATACCGAACAAGAGGTGATTAAAGCCTTCCAGCCCATTGCCACACGCATGGATGTGGACATCAACAAATTGAGCGAATATTTTACTTACAACAGTTTTTCGCCAGAAGACCAACGGTTAGACCGGATGTCCATCGCCACCTATTTGGACAGTATTGGGGTTTCTGGGTGGTTTAGGAAGTTATTAGATGTGGCGTGGGTAACGGAATTTGGGCGCGAAACCCAAGAACAAACTGCGCTTAATTTGCTCTGGCTCATCAGTACCGATACTTCAGAAGGCTTTAGTATTTTTGGCGAAAGCGATGAACAATTCAAAATTGAAGGCGGTAGCGAGCAACTCACACGCGCACTTTACAAAAAACTACAAGCACAAATCAAAATTTCTCACAAATTAGAAGCCATTCGTGCAGGAAAAAATGGCGGTTATACCCTTTCTTTTGCTTCAGGAGGCGGAACCAAGGATGTTGAGACGGAAATGGTCATACTGACCCTTCCCTTTACCCTGCTCCGCGAGGTGGACATTCAGGTTCCCTTGCCTGAGGTGAAGAAAAAAGCGATCAAAGAATTGGGATATGGCACAAATGCCAAGTTGTATGTTGGGTTTAAAGACCGCATTTGGCACGCCAAAAACTATTCGGGGGAAGCCTTCACGGACGAAGGATTCCAGCTTTCTTGGGACAACTCCGCTTTTCAGCCCGGCCCAGCTGGTGGATTAACCTTATTCTCAGGGGGGACAAGTGGCGTTGTTGTGGGCAATGGAACACCGGAAAGCCATGTAAATAACTTTATGAGTGGCGTAGAAAAGGCTTTTCCGGGCGCAAGTGCAGCAAGAAATGGACAAACAGCCCGCTTCCATTGGCCAACCTACGAATGGGCTAAAATGTCCTATGCCTGTTATCTGCCGGGACAATACACCACCATTGCCGGCGCTGAATTCGAGCCAGTCGGCAACCTGTTTTTTGCAGGCGAACATACCAGTTTAGACTATCAAGGCTATATGAATGGCGGCGCCGAAACAGGACGACGTGCCGCAGAGGGTATTTTAGAAAAGTTGGGCATCAAAAAAGCAGAAAACGCATAG
- a CDS encoding aminopeptidase P family protein translates to MKKLLWLLLFLPLTVLAQADIPLIRTDFTAAAFTERRDKIIQNIGSEGIAILKGAPSPRGFTRFRQTNEFYYLSGIEVPHAILVMDGNTKQSFLFLPNRNEARERSEGKMLSAEDADMLRDTREFDGVYSTDLFAEWLGRAARRGKPYTLWTPFQPAEGFAESRDMGLRVNADLFSDPWDGRPSAEGRFISLLKERFPMFELRDLNPMMDDMRLIKSPAELELIKKSTYLSGLALMESMRSVQPEMKELELDAIAKFIFYREGAIGDAYYSLVASGHNAFFPHYNAGQRTMKSGDFLLMDYAPDYGYYMSDVTRMFPVNGKFSPWQRELYGFYLGCYKAILKNIKPEETASQIRAKAVVEMEALLEKTKFSKPEYEKGARSFVFSYRAGSFNMFTTLGHGVGMATHDVGSYNGPLKPGMVFTIEPALRVPEEMIYIRLEDMIVVTETGIDVLSDFVPMEIDEIERLMAEPGILQTYTRTTAGIKR, encoded by the coding sequence ATGAAAAAACTGCTTTGGCTCCTCTTGTTTTTACCGCTTACGGTACTTGCTCAGGCGGACATCCCGCTTATCCGAACCGATTTTACTGCCGCAGCGTTTACCGAACGTCGTGATAAGATCATTCAAAATATTGGCAGTGAAGGTATTGCCATCCTGAAAGGTGCGCCCAGTCCACGCGGATTTACCCGGTTCCGTCAAACCAATGAATTTTATTACCTTAGCGGTATAGAAGTGCCCCATGCCATTTTGGTTATGGACGGCAATACCAAGCAATCCTTCCTATTTTTACCTAACCGAAATGAGGCAAGGGAGCGGAGTGAAGGTAAAATGCTCTCGGCAGAAGACGCCGATATGCTGCGAGATACGCGGGAATTTGATGGCGTTTACAGTACCGACCTATTTGCCGAGTGGTTGGGACGTGCGGCAAGACGTGGCAAACCTTATACCCTTTGGACGCCTTTCCAGCCGGCGGAAGGTTTTGCAGAAAGCCGAGACATGGGCTTACGTGTTAATGCAGACCTCTTTTCAGATCCGTGGGATGGCCGTCCAAGTGCGGAAGGGAGGTTTATATCGTTACTAAAGGAGCGCTTCCCCATGTTTGAACTTCGGGACTTGAACCCCATGATGGACGATATGCGCCTCATAAAAAGTCCGGCAGAATTGGAATTGATCAAAAAGTCCACTTATCTCAGCGGCCTTGCATTGATGGAGAGCATGAGGTCCGTACAGCCAGAGATGAAAGAATTGGAATTAGATGCGATTGCCAAGTTCATTTTTTATCGTGAAGGTGCAATTGGCGATGCCTATTACTCATTGGTTGCCAGTGGTCATAATGCCTTTTTCCCGCATTATAATGCAGGCCAACGGACGATGAAATCAGGCGATTTCTTACTGATGGACTATGCGCCAGACTACGGCTATTATATGAGTGATGTGACCCGAATGTTTCCCGTGAATGGCAAATTTAGCCCTTGGCAGCGGGAACTTTATGGGTTTTACTTGGGGTGTTATAAGGCCATTCTCAAAAACATCAAACCCGAAGAAACAGCAAGCCAAATTCGCGCCAAGGCAGTAGTCGAGATGGAAGCCTTACTTGAAAAAACCAAATTTTCCAAACCTGAATATGAAAAGGGCGCACGTAGTTTTGTGTTCAGTTATCGGGCGGGATCGTTTAACATGTTCACCACATTAGGTCATGGTGTTGGCATGGCTACGCATGATGTTGGGAGCTATAATGGCCCCTTAAAACCCGGAATGGTCTTTACAATAGAACCCGCCTTGCGCGTGCCCGAAGAAATGATCTACATCCGTCTCGAAGACATGATTGTGGTGACGGAAACGGGCATAGATGTCTTATCGGATTTTGTGCCAATGGAGATTGACGAAATCGAACGATTGATGGCAGAGCCGGGGATTTTACAAACCTATACTCGGACAACAGCGGGCATCAAGCGATAA